GGGCGATGTCGTTCCCATGAAATCGCAGATCGTCTCGACGGACCCGGTGGCGGCCGACGCTGCCGCCGCCAAGCTCTTCGGCCACGAGCCGAGCGATATTCGATACATCAAACTTGCCGCGCAGATGAATCTTGGCCAAATGGATCTGGGGGCGCTGTCCATCGACCGCATCAAACTATAACCGCATGTGGACCAAACGGCTGAAAGCGCTGCGGATCGGCATATCGTTCGCATTCTTTGTGCTGACCGCGATTTTGTTCCTTGATTTTAGAAATGGTGTGGCCCCGTCCATCACCCGGGAAATCCTGTTCCTGCAGTTCGTGCCCTCGCTGTTGAAATTTCTGGCTACGGCGGCGGTGGGAGCGACCGGGTTTATCGCGGTCGCGATCCTCACCATTTTGTTCGGCCGCGTTTACTGCTCGACAATCTGCCCCCTGGGAACGCTCCAGGACGGAATCGGCCGCTTGTCAAAAAAGAAAAGGAAACGGCCCCGCTATAAATGGGCGACGCCCCACCCGGTGCTGCGCTATTCCATTTTTGCCCTGACGGTGCTGCTTCTGCTGGCCAGCAGCGGTTTGGCGTTGAATCTTCTCGACCCGTTCAGCATTTTCGGCCGGATTCTTACAAATCTGGTCCGGCCATTTGTACTCGTTTTCAACAATGTGGCCGCCGCCGGACTCGAACAATTCAATATTCACACCCTCTATCGGGTGCCATGGGCGGTGATCGCACCGCTGTCTGCCGGTGTCGCCCTGCTCACCCTGTTTCTGGTGGCATGGCTGTCCGCCAAGCACGGCCGCCTGTACTGCGACACCGTCTGCCCCGTGGGGGCGCTGCTCGGACTGGTTTCAAAATTCTCATTGTTTCGCATTGGTGTCGATCCGGATCGATGCACGGGATGCAACCTTTGCGTGAGCGTGTGCAAAGCCGGGTGCATCGATATCAATAAAAAAGCAATCGATTTCTCCCGCTGCGTCGGCTGCTACAACTGCTTTTCCGCCTGTAATCATCAAGCCCTGCAATTTGAGCGCAGATGGCGAAAAAGCCTGCCTGAGACCGAACAGGACCCGGAGCGACGCGGATTCATGCTCAACTCGGCAATCTGGTTTTTGGGCGTCGCGGACCTCGGCGAGCAAACCAAACAAATCATCCAGAGCCGGCCGACGACGGTTCCCTTCCGGTTGACCAGCCCGGTCTCGCCGCCCGGCTCCAGGAGCATTGACCATTTCACCTCCACCTGTACGGCGTGCCACTTGTGCGTGAGCGCCTGTCCGTCACGGGTGATCGTGCCGTCGTTCCTCGAATTCGGTTTTCTCGGCATGATGCAGCCGCGCATGGACTATTCAGCCGGCTACTGCAATTACGACTGCACGCACTGCCTGGAGATTTGCCCGAGCGGTGCATTGCTCCCGCTGACGGCAGAAAAGAAGAAGCTGACCCAGTTGGGCGTGGCCACGTTCATCAAAGAAAATTGTGTGGTCGATACGGACAGGACGAATTGCGGCGCATGTTCGGAGCACTGCCCCACGAAAGCGGTGAACATGGTGCCGTATCCGAACCCGACAAACAAACCACTCGTGATTCCCCAAGTAAATCCCGACATTTGCGTCGGCTGCGGCGCGTGTGAGCATGCCTGCCCCACGAAACCGTTCAAAGCCATCTATGTCGACGGCAACCCGGTCCATAAGATTGCCAAAAAGCCTTCCGAGAAACGTATCGATGAGAAGGTTGACGACAATGCCGACTTTCCGTTTTAACAAATGACTTGAAAGAAGAATTCCGAAGAACGAGAAAAATGAGATGTGTCAAAGATGAAATGAACGCTTGATTTCGCTTTTTTCTATAACATGCTGGAAAAAAATGCAAAAAAAAACCGCCCAGCTGCGCCATGCCCCCAGGCGGTTTTCATTCAGGTATGCACGGTTATTGGATCTCTTCCACGGACTCCTTGTAGACCACGCCGCGGTCGGCCAGGCCCTTGAGGATAAAATCCATGCAGTCTGCACGGGCACCGATGGTTTCCGGCGCGATCACCCCCTTTTCGGCGAAAAGCCCTTCCAGGAGCATTCGGGCGGTTACTGTGGCGGTGTAGCCGGTGGTGCGGGCCATGGAGTGGACCTTGGTTGCCGGATCATAGCGATCGAACATATCCCAGGTAAACCGTGTCTGTTTGCCGGCCTTTTCTCCCTGGACAACGATCTGCATCACCGTGAGGTCGACCTCGCCTTCATTGAGCTTCCACATGGGAAAGAGCAGTTTGGCGGTCATGTCCACCGGTCGGATTTTCACTCCGTTGATTTCGACGGGCTCGGTATCGAAGAAGCCCGATTCGCGCAGCATGATCATCTTTTCGATATGACCCGGGTAGCGCAGGGTTTTTTCCTTCATGTTGGGGATGTCGAGATTTTTGTACAACGAACGCAGGCCGTCGGTATTGAACGCTTCCAGCGTGCCGATGCCGGGAAAGTCGATGTACTCCGGATCGCTCAGGGCCGGTCGCTCGACAAGGGCTCCGTTTCCATGTAAAAGGCGGGACGGGTGTATTCCTCGATCACATCGATGGGCGAGAACACGGCCTTGTACTCATAGGGCCACTGGCGGATTTCCGGAAGCCCGCCGACATAAATGATGGCCGAATCGGTTTTGTCCAGCCGGCTGTGGCTGTAGCTCATCAGCATGTTGCTCATGCCCGGTGCCACACCGCAATCCACCACGGCAGTGACGCCGTTTTCTTTGGCCAGGTTATCCAGCGTAAAGGGGTCTTCGGGGCAAAAGGCGATATCGACCACATTCTTCTTGGCCTCGATGATGGTCTTCAACGTGGCAAAACCCATGAAGCCGGGAACGGCGTTGATCACCATGTCCGCCGGTGCAATGATCCTGTTGATCGTCGCCGGGTCGGAAAGATCGGCCTGAACGGTTTCGATGTTGCCTGTTTTTTCAAGTCTGGAAAGGACGTTTTCGCTGATGTCGGCGACGGCCACCCGGTGGGTGCCATCGGCGGCCAGATCTTTTGCCATGGGGCCGCCGACCAGGCCGGCGCCTAGAACGATAATATGCATGTAAGTTCTCCGTGTAGTTTTGTAAGCTTGTTAAAAAATAAAACACGCCTGCCTTGCCGGGCGCCCGGCGACAGCGGCATCACAACCCCGAAAAGCGGTTGAGGTGGGCGATGGCAAAGCGGTTTTCCGTGATTTGGCCGGTTCCCAGCCGTTGCATGAATGGCGAGACGTTAGCCATCCAGATGTTCCTTCAGGTAGCTGAAGCGCTCGGTCAGCTTGCCATTGTATACGATGGTCGCCCGCTGAAGCTCGGGCGGCAGTCCGGAAGTCTCGAGACTGGCATGATAGTCGGCCTTGATCAGCGCCGGCAAAAACGGCCGGAGCTGGTTGCTGAAAAAAGTCGACGAGTCGTTGGGCAATTCGCAGGGCAGATTGTCCACGGCCAGCAGTACAATCCCGTTTCCTAAATGGCCGTCGCTGACGGTGCCGGCAATCGGGTCCGCCTGGTAGGCCGGCATGTCGCTGCTGGTGGATTTGACGTTGCACTCGATGGATCCGTTCGTATCGCAGGTAATGTCGGCGATGCCGGCCAGCTTCATTTCCGGGCCGGCTTCGGCCAGACGCTTCAATCCCTGCCAGGTGACAAACCGGGGGTACCGCTTTTCCCAATACACCGCGTTGACCAGCAGGGTGAAGCTGGGCAGGAATCGTTCGAAACGACTTTTGTAGCGCTCGGGGTGGGTAAAATACTCATTCAGGTCGAACGCGGCGCCGGTGGCCGTCGGTTCGACCAGGTCCTGTTCCTTGAATACCGTCAGGTAAACGGTGTGGCGGTTCCCGCGTCCCTCGCTGACGAAGGCGTTGATTTCATCGGCCGCAATCCGCTCGACGGGCAGGCAATCGAAAATCTCCTGGGCGCCGCCGGATACGTTGCCGTAGCCCAGGATGCCGATGGTAAACGGGCACAGCGGCTCGGGGAAACCCTCTTTTTCGATGACCCGGCCGATGTCGGCCAGGTGCTTATGCGCCGCTTCCACGGAATCGTACTGATGAGCCCTGCGGACGGCGGCAAACGGGGTGTCGATGCCTTTAGCGGCCCAGTACTCGCCCATGAGGGAGAGGATGTCGATGGCCCCGGCATGTCCGGCATAGGGGCCGAAGTAGATCAGGCGGCGCCCCTGGTCATCGGTGATTTTCTCGTAATCGATTAGGGTGGAGCCGCTGTCCATGATCCGCTTGAGCAGCGGCATGTTGTCCTTTTGTCCCTTGATGGTATGGGAAAAGAAAACATAGGTTTTATCGTCCAGGAGCTTTTCAATGGGAATTTCCTTGACCCCCAGAATAACATCGCCGTCTTCCATGCCCTGGCAACTGGCGGCCCCGGCCTCGGCGTATTGTTCCTGGGTGAAAAAGCGTTTGTCGGAGGTCTCTACCAAAGCCTGTCCGCCGGTCTCCCGGATCATGGACGCCAGGTCCACCGGCACCACCGGTGCGCGGCGTTCCCAGCGGTTCTTGTCTTCGGCCCGGATCATCAGTTTTTTCATTTTTTAATCTCCCCAATAGCTGCGTTCGTCAGTATCCAGATTGGATTGTTTTTCCTTGAATCGAATGCCCAGCCGTTGGCATTCGTCCAGGATGGGTTCGTATATTTCAGCATGAACCGGCCTGAGTACACCGGTACGGTCGATTTTTCCATCCGCCAGCAGCGCAGCGGCGATGGCTACCGGGTAGCCAACGTTGCGCGACATGGAGCTGTCCCCTCCGGGGATGCCGCAATCGATGAGCGTGGACTGGATGCGCTGGCGCGGCAGGTCGGGGTAGAGAGCCTCGAATTCGTGATGCATCACCAGAAGGTCCATTTCACCCTCGTCATATACCAGGCGGTTTTTCAACGTGTGGGCGAACATGTCGAAAACCGATGCCGTACCGATCTTCAGCCGACGGCCGGAAAGCAATCCCAGCCACTCCAGCTTTTTGAGGGTCAACGAGTACTCGGGGATCTTCAGGTAGGCGGCCACACCGGCCCGCACATCCGATTCCAGGCAATTGACCATGTTGGCCAGTACTTCGCGGGGGGTAACTTCATCGAAATCGAATTTCATTTTGCGGTTGAGCAGTCCCAATTTCTTGATGGAGTCCCAGGTTTCGCAGTAGCCCACGTTGCGCAGGGTGCCGCGGTAAATGCCGGAGGCATCCTCAATACCGTAAATGTCAAGGTAGGGCAAGGCATCCCGGTTGACGTAGGCCTCGAAGACACCGGCACCGGGAACGCTTTTGAGCCAGTAATGCCGGAACAATTGCTCTCCGGGCACTTCGATCACCTTGCCATGCTCCTTGTAGCGTCCGTCGTTGGTGGCTGCCATCATGGCCCCTTCGGGGCTCCAGGAGAATTTGTACCCCAAAGGATTGTTGTTGCTCTCCAGGGCCGGCAGTCCGCCGCAGTAGGAAAAGAAACTGTCGATGCGTCCGCCTTCTTTTCTTACGGCATCGATGATTTTCATGGCGGACATGTGGTCCAGGCCCGGATCCACACCCACTTCGTTTAGAAATACCAGTCCCTTGTCGCGGACATCGCGGTCCATGGCCTGCATCTCTCCTTTTACGTAGGAGGCGGTGACCAGATGTCTGCCGTGCGCCAGGCAGAGGCGTGCAATGACCGGGTGCAGGGTCCACGGCAGCAGGCTGACGACAATGTCGGCTTCTGCGACCTGACCCGCCAGCCTAGTCTGGTCGTTTACATCCAGGGCAACGGCCCGGCCGTTGGCATGGTCGCCGATGATGGCTGCTGCTTTCCCGGCCTCCTGGTCGGCCAAGATCACCTGCAAATCTTTTCTGTCCAGCAGGTAGCGGACGGCAGGCCGGGCCACCAGACCGGCACCCAGCACCAGAATTTTTTTCATGATATCCCTCCTGCAGGCGATTTTTCGAACCGCCTACATATCTTTCTGAATGATTTCATACAGCCTTGTTTCCTCTTCGTCCAACACCTGATGCAGGGTGTGGGTCTTATATAGAAAGTAGTGAAAAAAGTCGTGGCGCAGGCTGTCCCGGCCGGAGATGACGAACCATCGGTTGCGGCCCCAGTTGATGCGCGACGCTTCGATATTTTCCGGGACGAACATGCCGCCCATGAATTCCTCCTTGTCCACGACCAGGTCGAAGGATCGCCCGCCAAGGTACTGCTCCACGGTTTCATGCTGCGGGTGAATCACCTGGATGGAAACGGTTTTGGCAAAGGGCGCCATGAAGATGCATTTCACCTGAACCCCTCTGCGTTCAGCCTTTTTCAGGGATTCGACAAGGCTTTCAGCCTCTTCGGGGAAAAGACGGATATAGATTTCCGAGCGGGACCCGCCGATCATCTCCCTAGCCTTGCCCAGCACCCGCCGATATCCGGTCAGAGTCCAGATAAAATCGTGTTCGGCCGGTTCCTGAACTTCATTGGCCAGGGTTTCCAGACGGGCGAGGTCTTTTTCATGGTTGCGCCGCAGCAGTTTGATCAATTCCTCGGGGGGCAGGGGGGCGAAAAGTCCTTTGCCGACCTCGTTTACGAATCCATTTGCCTTGAGTGTCCGCAAAACGTCGTAGATGCGGGCGCGGGCAACGCCCGATTGCCTGCTCAACTGGGACCCGTTGACGGGATGGTTCTGCAGCAGCGTCAGATAGGTGGTAACGGCGTTGTCGGACAAACCGATATGTTTCAGGTTGTAGGCTTTTTGCATCGTTTCTTCCAGTGTTGTCACGTTCAGTACAACATTTTCGATTATCAGCGCCCATCGCTGTTGTCAAGCGAATGCCGACGGATGATTTTATCGTTGAATTCGGCTTTGCTTGCCGGTATCAATATAAAAACGAGCGCTTGAGCGTTTACTTGCCATCAATCAAGGAGGACGATTCCATGAAACCCACCCGCCGATTCTCTTTTTTCTCCGGCAGGATGCTGATGATCGTTGTCGTTGCAGCCGTCCTTGTGTCCGGGTGCGCCCTGCGGCCGACCGTGACGGGCAAATGGCAGGATGTAAAAGGACCCGCCACCGTTCATTTTGAAGCCGACGGTGTTTTTCATGCCGTGGACAACGAGGGCATGGCGGTTTCCGGAACCTATCGCTTAACGGGTGCCGACGGAATCCAGTTCGAGGTCGACTACGGTGAAGCCCAAAACGAGATCATCCAGGCTCGGATGATTCTTGAGGAGGACCGTATGGTACTGATATTCTCCGAGGGTGATGAAGTCGAAACCTATCGGCGCTTGCCCTGACAGCTTGCTGGATACGGAAAACCGGGAATATGGACGGCGGTTGAAGATTTTCTTCTTCAAGCGCCGTTTCCTTCTTGGATTGAATTTCATGCCAAAGGTCGATGGGAACGTTTGGGTGTTTATGGGTGCGTTTTTTGGGAAGAGCCGGCTCTTTTTGTGCATGATTAACCCGTCGAAGTCAATCTCGAGACGAACAGGAGGTGGCAGGATACGCAGAAGCGATTAACTTAATTTTTGACCCTTTTGCCAACCATTTGACGCCTGCCCGCAGTATAACCATTTTGAATGCTCGCCGGATACCCCGATACTGTGGGCTCTTTTCCCTTCATGAATGGTGCCGTTCTGTGGCATGGAATTTGTACCGGTCTTTCCCAGACTTTGGATTGTTGGTCGAAATCGAGCGAATACCATTTCGACGCCCTCGGCCGGGCGAACCCGCCGGACCGATGGGCAGTTGACGGGGAGCGAGAATGTCTTTTTTCACGGGAAAGGAAGATATGGGACAGGAAGCGAGTCTGAGACTGCTGGATCTTGCGCCGGAGGCCACCATCGACGACGCCAACCGGGCGTACGGCTATCTTCACCGGATGGTAGATATGTTTCACAAGGAGGCCGGAGAAGAAGACCGGGGCAGCCGGGAGGAAGACATGGACCTGCTGACCTGCGCCTACGAAAAGGCGGTGGCCTTAATCTCTGACCGCCATTCGTCATTCGGACCACAGGAATCGGCGTTATCTCCGGAACCGAAGACGGCTGTTTCCGAATCCGCGGATCTGCACTTCACCGTCAATTTCCCTGCCGAGGTGGATAAAAGCGGCGCTTCGAATGACGCTTCCCTGCCCGAGCCGAACCCCCGAACCATTCAAGATGCCATTTCCATCACTGCACGGCGCCTGCGGCAGACAGAAGCTGCCCTGCCGGGGGCCAGAGAGGCGGTAGACGCGGCTTTGACCGCGGCCCGCGACGCCGAACGCCGGCATGAGCGGGCCCGACAGGCCCGCGTCAGCGCCGAGATTGCCGCCAAATCGGCCCAAAGCCGGGTGCTCCTGCTGGAGATCGAAGCCAAGCGCGCCATGGAAGAGGCCATTGCCATAGCGGAAAAGGCCCGCGACCGGGTAGTGGCTGCCAAACAGGCGGCCGGTCAGGCCAGAAAGGAAGCGGAAGTCGCCCATAAGGAGGCCGAACGCGTCCGGCGGTCGGAAGAGACGGCCGCCGCCCAGGTCGTTTGTGCCGAAGACTGCCTGGAAAAAGAGAAACATCGACTCCAGACCTTGACCCATAACCTGCTGCAAACCCGCGAACGGATGAAACTGTTTGCGGATACGGATAAGGGCGCCCAAGATCCGGGAAAAGAGTCGATCGTTGGACCTCGGAAAAGGCCCGGCATTGCCCGAAAAGTGGACCCCAAACAAAGCGATCGCCAGCGTGTTCTGAACGACCTGCTGGAAATCGAAGCCTCGCTGCAGTCGAAAAAACAGGATTCCGTGCGCCCTCAACCCGTCGCCGAAGCTTTGCAGGGATCGGTCGATCCCGGCTCCGAACGAAGACAACACCATCGGGTTGTTTACCCGCCGCACTGCTGCCCGGTGCTTTCCATGGAGGGGCGGTCCATTCCCATCATCGACATGAGCACCGCCGGTATGCGGCTGTCGCCCGATGTTGCCACGCCTGACCTGCGCATCGTTCGCGGGATGGTGGTGTTTGACGATGGCCAGCCGCTACCGGTGACGGGCAGGGTCGTTCGGCAGGATGACCGCGGTCTGGGCCTGAAGCTGGTCACCCGCATCGGCGACCGGATTCTCGCCCGGGAGCGCATGCGTCTTTGCGCCTGAAACGGATGCTTTTCGAGCATTCCCCCGTAGCGTCCGATACTGCCGCTTTTTTCTCGCGGTGTCTTGACAGCTTTGAAAGAAAAGCTTATTTGTTCTGTTTCGAAAATAACCATTGCGGGTTTTTTGAAGGGACGGAACATGACACAGATCCAGGCAGCGATGTCGGAGGAAGCCAAATCCATCGAGGCGATGCTGACGGCATCCGGCTATTCCAAAACGGCTATCGATTACTACATTAACAAGCCGCATATGGGGCATATCCCCGATGCGGATATCGCCTCCAATATGACCGGCACCTGCGGTGACACCATGGGCATCACCATCCGGATGAACGGTGGCGTCATCGAGGATGTCAAATACCAGGTGATGGGATGTGCCGGCGCCATCTCCGCCGCCATGGCGGTGGTGGACCTGATCAAGGGCAAGGATCTGGACTACGCGCGGTCCATCGATGACGGCACGGTGTTCAAGGTGCTCGAAGAGATTCCCGTCAAAAAGCATCACTGCATCCAACTCGCCGTCAAAACCCTGCACAAGGCGCTGGACGCCCACAATCTGAAACAGTCCGCCTGAGTTTCTTTCCGACAGAGAAATCAAAGGCCGCCACCGGATCGATGCCGGCGGCGGCCTTTTTATTTTTATTCGATCGTGTCCATTTCAAGGAACTGAAGCAACACCCGCTCAGGAAAAAGAGGGAATCAGGATTTTTTCAATCAGGAAATAGAATATGGAAAGGCTGCCGGTATACAATTGCATCACCAGAAAGGCAGCAGGAACTTTCAGCCAGTATCTGTGTGCCCGGATGAATTCGTAGGCCAGATAAACAAAAAGACCCAGGATGATTTCGGGAACAATCAGATAGACGGCGATATGCCCGATCCTTGTGACATTGACTGCATACCAGGATGGTATAAG
This window of the uncultured Desulfosarcina sp. genome carries:
- a CDS encoding 4Fe-4S binding protein, yielding MAKWIWGRCPSTASNYNRMWTKRLKALRIGISFAFFVLTAILFLDFRNGVAPSITREILFLQFVPSLLKFLATAAVGATGFIAVAILTILFGRVYCSTICPLGTLQDGIGRLSKKKRKRPRYKWATPHPVLRYSIFALTVLLLLASSGLALNLLDPFSIFGRILTNLVRPFVLVFNNVAAAGLEQFNIHTLYRVPWAVIAPLSAGVALLTLFLVAWLSAKHGRLYCDTVCPVGALLGLVSKFSLFRIGVDPDRCTGCNLCVSVCKAGCIDINKKAIDFSRCVGCYNCFSACNHQALQFERRWRKSLPETEQDPERRGFMLNSAIWFLGVADLGEQTKQIIQSRPTTVPFRLTSPVSPPGSRSIDHFTSTCTACHLCVSACPSRVIVPSFLEFGFLGMMQPRMDYSAGYCNYDCTHCLEICPSGALLPLTAEKKKLTQLGVATFIKENCVVDTDRTNCGACSEHCPTKAVNMVPYPNPTNKPLVIPQVNPDICVGCGACEHACPTKPFKAIYVDGNPVHKIAKKPSEKRIDEKVDDNADFPF
- a CDS encoding bifunctional lysine ketoglutarate reductase /saccharopine dehydrogenase family protein, with the protein product MKKLMIRAEDKNRWERRAPVVPVDLASMIRETGGQALVETSDKRFFTQEQYAEAGAASCQGMEDGDVILGVKEIPIEKLLDDKTYVFFSHTIKGQKDNMPLLKRIMDSGSTLIDYEKITDDQGRRLIYFGPYAGHAGAIDILSLMGEYWAAKGIDTPFAAVRRAHQYDSVEAAHKHLADIGRVIEKEGFPEPLCPFTIGILGYGNVSGGAQEIFDCLPVERIAADEINAFVSEGRGNRHTVYLTVFKEQDLVEPTATGAAFDLNEYFTHPERYKSRFERFLPSFTLLVNAVYWEKRYPRFVTWQGLKRLAEAGPEMKLAGIADITCDTNGSIECNVKSTSSDMPAYQADPIAGTVSDGHLGNGIVLLAVDNLPCELPNDSSTFFSNQLRPFLPALIKADYHASLETSGLPPELQRATIVYNGKLTERFSYLKEHLDG
- a CDS encoding saccharopine dehydrogenase C-terminal domain-containing protein, with the translated sequence MKKILVLGAGLVARPAVRYLLDRKDLQVILADQEAGKAAAIIGDHANGRAVALDVNDQTRLAGQVAEADIVVSLLPWTLHPVIARLCLAHGRHLVTASYVKGEMQAMDRDVRDKGLVFLNEVGVDPGLDHMSAMKIIDAVRKEGGRIDSFFSYCGGLPALESNNNPLGYKFSWSPEGAMMAATNDGRYKEHGKVIEVPGEQLFRHYWLKSVPGAGVFEAYVNRDALPYLDIYGIEDASGIYRGTLRNVGYCETWDSIKKLGLLNRKMKFDFDEVTPREVLANMVNCLESDVRAGVAAYLKIPEYSLTLKKLEWLGLLSGRRLKIGTASVFDMFAHTLKNRLVYDEGEMDLLVMHHEFEALYPDLPRQRIQSTLIDCGIPGGDSSMSRNVGYPVAIAAALLADGKIDRTGVLRPVHAEIYEPILDECQRLGIRFKEKQSNLDTDERSYWGD
- a CDS encoding helix-turn-helix domain-containing protein — protein: MQKAYNLKHIGLSDNAVTTYLTLLQNHPVNGSQLSRQSGVARARIYDVLRTLKANGFVNEVGKGLFAPLPPEELIKLLRRNHEKDLARLETLANEVQEPAEHDFIWTLTGYRRVLGKAREMIGGSRSEIYIRLFPEEAESLVESLKKAERRGVQVKCIFMAPFAKTVSIQVIHPQHETVEQYLGGRSFDLVVDKEEFMGGMFVPENIEASRINWGRNRWFVISGRDSLRHDFFHYFLYKTHTLHQVLDEEETRLYEIIQKDM
- a CDS encoding PilZ domain-containing protein — protein: MSFFTGKEDMGQEASLRLLDLAPEATIDDANRAYGYLHRMVDMFHKEAGEEDRGSREEDMDLLTCAYEKAVALISDRHSSFGPQESALSPEPKTAVSESADLHFTVNFPAEVDKSGASNDASLPEPNPRTIQDAISITARRLRQTEAALPGAREAVDAALTAARDAERRHERARQARVSAEIAAKSAQSRVLLLEIEAKRAMEEAIAIAEKARDRVVAAKQAAGQARKEAEVAHKEAERVRRSEETAAAQVVCAEDCLEKEKHRLQTLTHNLLQTRERMKLFADTDKGAQDPGKESIVGPRKRPGIARKVDPKQSDRQRVLNDLLEIEASLQSKKQDSVRPQPVAEALQGSVDPGSERRQHHRVVYPPHCCPVLSMEGRSIPIIDMSTAGMRLSPDVATPDLRIVRGMVVFDDGQPLPVTGRVVRQDDRGLGLKLVTRIGDRILARERMRLCA
- a CDS encoding iron-sulfur cluster assembly scaffold protein — translated: MTQIQAAMSEEAKSIEAMLTASGYSKTAIDYYINKPHMGHIPDADIASNMTGTCGDTMGITIRMNGGVIEDVKYQVMGCAGAISAAMAVVDLIKGKDLDYARSIDDGTVFKVLEEIPVKKHHCIQLAVKTLHKALDAHNLKQSA